A part of Cryptococcus neoformans var. grubii H99 chromosome 6, complete sequence genomic DNA contains:
- a CDS encoding carboxypeptidase D, with amino-acid sequence MSGNVARARVKSPSSTSSFLETRGGDEHEPSSSHLQHGNSKRGPQRRSTDLPSAADLYVPSLPGLPDMATHPTHPLNIYAGMLPSYPGEGKGGGEGETGKDAKLYFLMAKARRNAGKERVIFWFNGGPGCSSFDGSLMEVGPFRTVPASETTTGMVEAKLVEGGWEEFATVVFVDQPPGTGYSYAATNGYLHDFDELSAHFIEFLQNLYTVFPELKGVDTYLAGESFAGQYIPFFADALIKSTELPNFPLKGIAIGNGWIDPKEQYPGYVEFAYEKGLIVSGTPEAEEMEATLKRCQEEMDKYTDPFTTPVNINNCGQVMDSVTRPFTQELNGKKVCMNVYDVRLVDDFPACGMNWPPDLPDVYTFLRQDDVISALHATSKETAWVECNSKVSYELNLKKSHMSAAVLPGILEAGVPILMFAGAEDLICNYKGIERIVNGLEWNGEKGFGNATSQEWYFNGTQVGTWQTSRGLSYAKVFDSSHMVGFDVPHVSNDMIMRFMDVDVSLLPGMISQWPSRIGDDERTVIYVGDGESGGVPLIKGGNTDWEAWYNAIFAFLVLGILVSIAGLYFYFRRKPVSYRSRISLKQRGRHRRAHDMDEGDAAERIPLGSERLGLDDIERAEGYEFDDGDGERYSNKGKGKGKERAQDREEVMFALGDDDEDDRH; translated from the exons tcaacatcttcatttcTTGAGACTAGAGGCGGTGATGAGCACGAACCAAGCTCGTCGCATCTGCAGCATGGGAATAGCA AACGTGGACCCCAACGGCGTTCGACAG ACCTGCCATCAGCCGCCGACCTCTACGTACCTTCACTCCCAGGTCTTCCTGACATGGCCACCCATCCGACGCATCCGCTGAATATCTATGCTGGTATGCTGCCTTCGTACCCAGGGGAGGGCAAgggtggaggtgaaggCGAGACAGGGAAAGATGCCAAACTCTA CTTTCTGATGGCTAAAGCGCGACGCAACGCCGGTAAAGAACGTGTCATTTTTTGGTTCAACGGAGGCCCTGGCTGTTCCTCTTTCGATGGTTCTCTTATGGAAGTCGGTCCATTCCGGACCGTTCCAGCTAGTGAAACGACAACCGGCATGGTTGAAGCCAAGCTTGTAGAAGGTGGATGGGAGGAATTTGCGACTGTCGTCTTTGTGGATCAACCACCGGGCACTGGATACTCTTATGCGGCAACAAATGGATATCTGCATGATTTCGATGAG CTCTCTGCACATTTCATCGAGTTCTTGCAGAATCTATATACCGTTTTCCCAGAGCTGAAAGGTGTCGATACCTATCTTGCAGGAGAATCCTTTGCTGGACAATACATCCCCTTTTTTGCCGACGCATTGATCAAGTCTACTGAACTTCCAAACTTCCCTCTCAAAGGTATCGCCATCGGTAATGGGTGGATCGATCCTAAAGAGCAATATCCGGGATATGTTGAGTTTGCTTATGAGAAGGGCTTGATAGTCTCCGGAACTCCG gaagcagaagagatggaagctACGCTGAAACGTtgtcaagaagagatggacaAGTACACGGATCCATTTACCACACCCGTAAATATCAATAACTGTGGGCAAGTCATGGACTCTGTCACCCGGCCTTTTACCCAAGA ACTGAACGGGAAAAAGGTCTGTATGAACGTGTACGATGTCCGACTAGTTGACGACTTCCCTGCCTGTGGTATGAACTGGCCACCAGACTTGCCCGATGTCTATACTTTCCTCCGT CAAGATGATGTTATATCCGCGCTTCACGCCACATCCAAAGAAACCGCCTGGGTCGAATGCAACAGTAAAGTCTCTTACGAACTCAACCTCAAAAAATCACACATGTCAGCTGCCGTACTCCCTGGTATCCTAGAAGCAGGCGTGCCGATTTTGATGTTTGCTGGTGCGGAAGATTTGATATGTAACTATAAGGGGATTGAAAGGATCGTAAACGGTTTAGAATGGAATGGTGAGAAAGGTTTTGGG AATGCTACGAGCCAGGAATGGTATTTCAATGGTACCCAAGTCGGGACATGGCAAACATCTCGAGGCCTCTCATATGCCAAG GTCTTTGACTCGTCACACATGGTCGGCTTTGACGTCCCTCACGTTTCCAACGATATGATCATGCGTTTcatggatgtggatgtcTCCCTTTTGCCAGGTATGATTTCCCAATGGCCATCACGTATAGGCGACGATGAACGCACTGTGATCTATGTTGGTGACGGCGAATCGGGCGGAGTTCCCTTGATCAAAGGTGGCAATACTGACTGGGAAG CCTGGTACAACGCTATTTtcgccttcctcgtccttggTATTCTCGTGTCCATCGCCGGTCTCTATTTCTACTTCCGCCGCAAGCCTGTCTCATATCGTTCCCGTATTTCTCTCAAGCAAAGAGGCAGACATCGCCGGGCCCATGATATGGATGAGGGTGATGCTGCTGAACGAATACCTTTAGGCTCGGAAAGATTGGGACTGGATGATATTGAGCGGGCGGAGGGGTACGAGTTtgatgatggggatggtgaaAGGTATAGTAACAAAGgtaaaggaaaaggaaaagaacgGGCGCAGGATAGAGAAGAAGTCATGTTTGCGCTTggggatgacgatgaggatgatcgTCATTAA
- a CDS encoding peptidyl-prolyl cis-trans isomerase-like 3, whose amino-acid sequence MSVTLHTNVGDIKIELFCETVPRTAENFLALCASGQYDGTLFHRNIRGFMIQGGDPTGTGKGGQSIWGRPFADEIRQTLRFNNRGMVAMANAGPDTNKSQFFITYAKQPSLDGKYSIFGKVIDGIETLDSMEKTPVNPKNRPLQEIKLLNVTIHANPIADQAKGGLA is encoded by the exons ATG TCTGTCACATTACATACCAACGTTGGGGATATCAAG ATCGAACTCTTCTGCGAAACTGTCCCAAGAACAGCCGAA AACTTCCTGGCCCTTTGCGCCTCTGGTCAATATGATGGTACTCTATTCCACAGAAATATTCGAGGATTTATGATTCAAGGAGGAGATCCAACAGGGACAGGAAAGGGTGGCCAGAGTATCTGGGGAAGACCGTTTGCGGACGAGATTAGGCAGACCCTGCGG TTCAACAACAGAGGCATGGTGGCTATGGCCAATGCTGGTCCAGATACGAACAAGTCACAA TTTTTCATAACATATGCCAAGCAACCAAGCTTGGACGGGAAATACTCTATCTTTGGCAA AGTCATTGACGGCATAGAGACCCTCGATTCCATGGAAAAGACTCCTGTCAATCCCAAGAACAGACCGTTACAAGAAATCAAATTGCTCAACGTCACCATACATGCCAATCCCATCGCGGACCAGGCAAAAGGAGGATTAGCATAG
- a CDS encoding nuclear protein: MSEESGPSQIPENSERRKSYNLRDEFHEATQTQKRHKITDVSEIFQRPDAEEQKRLNKEYRALQSEADELKANLANATARDLAQALQKQALLFQNVKDTGIGTLDANLLRTNTENAMGLAKRFKIDGVTFDVDEFLIKMKGHLGLDRVEMMDAEVNSDEEEEGAEPRGRKGALGDWEKIGWMAARYYRRIPGAEFLYGPLQAEPKVRKIAQRRAKADVPQEIRPMEVQNQTASTKSRDEFTTNVKTVMKTLARLDLDGEGVNFFRLVVNPDDFGQTVENCFYLSFLINQGQAGIYVKKDGEVMARSTVHEEIGEDGDLAKNQAVLEMDMETWEIAKETFEITHSAIPHRDYAEIKIQSNSWYS, translated from the exons atgTCCGAAGAATCAGGCCCATCACAAATACCGGAAAATTCTGAAAGGAGAAAGTCTTATAATCTGCGAGATGAGTTTCATGAGGCGACTCAGACACAAAAACGACATAAGATCACCGATGTTTCTGAGATCTTTCAGAGACCAGACGCCGAAGAGCAGAAACGGTTGAACAAGGAATATAGGGCGCTTCAGAGCGAAGCGGATG AGTTGAAGGCCAACTTGGCTAATGCGACTGCCCGTGACCTTGCCCAAGCATTGCAAAAGCAAGCTTTGCTATTTCAGAATG TGAAGGATACTGGTATCGGTACTTTGGATGCGAATCTTCTGCGAACGAACACTGAAAATGCCATGGGCTTGGCGAAGCGCTTCAAAATTGACGGCGTGACTTTTGATGTTGACGAGTTCCTTATCAA AATGAAAGGTCATTTAGGTCTTGACCGTGTGGAAATGATGGATGCGGAAGTCAActctgatgaggaagaggaaggggcAGAGCCTCGAGGTAGGAAGGGTGCTCTCGGTGACTGGGAGAAGATTGGATGGATGGCAGCGAGGTATTATCGACGTATTCCTGGTGCTGAGTTCTT ATATGGCCCTCTGCAGGCAGAGCCTAAAGTCCGAAAGATTGCTCAAAGGCGCGCGAAGGCGGACGTCCCTCAGGAAATTCGACCCATGGAAGTGCAAAACCAAACTGCTTCGACCAAATCTCGCGACGAATTCACTACCAATGTCAAAACT GTTATGAAGACACTTGCCCGTTTGGATCTCGATGGGGAAGGGGTCAACTTTTTTCGCCTCGTTGTCAACCCTGATGACTTCGGTCAGACTGTCGAAAATTGTTTCTACCTTTCTTTCCTTATCAACCAAGGACAAGCAGGTATTTatgtcaagaaggatggcgAAGTGATGGCCC GCTCAACGGTGCACGAAGAAAttggggaagatggtgacCTGGCCAAGAACCAAGCCGTGCTCGAGATGGATATGGAGACATGGGAA ATCGCCAAGGAAACTTTTGAAATCACACATAGTGCAATCCCTCATCGAGATTACGCAGAGATTAAAATTCAAAGTAACTCTTGGTACTCATGA